TCCGTGCGTAGAGCGTGCCGCGCACGGGCTGGTCCCAGCCGAAGCGCCGCTGGATCGCCGGGTTGGTCAGAGCCGCCTTGTAGCCTGCAACGGGGCCCAGGTCACGGTCGATGAGGGCCGTGTACGCCTCCCGGACCCTCACCGCCTCGTCCATGCTCATCCCCGCGGCGAAGCCCGGCGCGGGGCGCTGCGCCAGCCAGGCCGCCGCCAGCGCCTCGACGGCACTTTTCGGGGGCCCCTCGGCCAGCACCGCCGCGGAAACACACAGGCACAGTCCGAGGAAGACCCGTCGTCGCATCTCGCTCCTCCCTTCATCGAAACCGGATGGGCCGGCGACCCCGGGCCGGGAAATGTCCCCGCAGGGGGACCGGCCCGCACCGGCCGGGATCTCGGCGGCTCGCCGCCGCGCCAGGGCTCACATCCCCCCGGCGAAGATGACGTGGTTCAGCGTCAGCCAGGACGGGTCCACCGAGCCCGGGGACATGTTCCCCGCGTAGCCCCGCTCGTTCACGAACCACACGGACATGTCGCCGGTGGACAGGCGGCGCCAGAAGACGTCGCTCCGGCCGTCGCGGTCGAAGTCGCCGATCCCGGCCACCTGCCAGTCGGGGTCGGAGATCCCGCCGACGAACGCCGCCCCCTTGACCCCCGACGCGTTCATGAACCAGAGGGAGAGCATGCCGCTGGCGTCGTTGCGCCAGAAGATGTCGGCCCTGTGGTCGCCGTCCGCGTCCCCCAGGCCCACGATCTCCCAGGCGGGGTCCACCGTCCCGGGGGACATGTCGCCCGCGAACCCGTACTGGTTGACGAACCAGATGGACATCGTCCCCGTGGAGGACTGCCGCCAGAGGATGTCATTCTTCGCGTCGCCGTCGAAGTCCGCCACGCCCATCACCTTCCAGTCGATGCTGCCGATCCCGCCGACGAAGCCGGTGCCCCGGAGGCCCGACTCGTTCATGAACCACAGGGACATCATCCCGCTGGTGTCGTTGCGCCAGAAGACATCCGCCTTGCGGTCGCCGTCCGCGTCGGCCAGGCCCACGATCTTCCAGGACGGGTCCACGACCCCGGGGGACATGTCGTTCACGTAGCCAAACTCGTCCACGAACCACACGGACAGGGTCCCGGTGGGAACGTGCTTCCAGAGGAGGTCGGCGCGCCGGTCGCCGTTGATGTCCCCGACGCCGGCCACCTGCCAGTCGGGGTCCGAGATCCCGCCCAGGAAAAGCATGTCCGTCAGGCCCAGCGCCGACATGGTCCAGGCGGAGAGCGTGCCCGAGGCGTCGTTGCGCCAGAGGATGTCCGTGACCCCGTCGTAGTTGAAGTCCACCGCCGCGGCCTCGAGGGTCCGCACCAGGCGGAAGCCGTGGCTGGGGGCCCGGACGGCGGGGTCGTTGCTGTGTCGGAAGGCGGAGCGGCAGGCGTAGGCGTGGGCGTCCCAGGCGCCCCCGCGAAGCACCCGGAAGGAGCCGGTCTCGGGGCCGTGATAATCCGTGGCGAAGTCCGTCGGGTAGTCCGCCGCGTAGCGGTCCCAGCACCACTCCCAGAGGTTCCCGTGGACGTCCTTGAGGCCCCACGGGTTCGGCGCCGCCGTCCCCGCGGCCCGGGCCGCCGTCGGCGCGTTGGCCAAAAACCATGCCGCCGTTTCCAGTTCGGGGTAGAGCCCCGGGGTCTCCGAGGGGCAGTTGTCGGCCGTGTAGGCCGGCTCGTCGATCCAGAAGGGCCCCGTGGTCCCCGCCCGGCAGGCGTGCTCCCACTCGCCTTCCGAGGGCAGGCGGTAGCCGTTGGCGTTCCAGTCGCAGCAGCAGGGCCCCGCCGCGTAGTTCGAGGCGTCCAGGGGCGTCGTGAAGGCGGCGTCGGCGTAGTAGCACCGCCGGTAGCCGTTCTGCACGGACAGCAGGTTCGCGAAGAGCAGGGACTCGTGGAAGGTGGCCCGGTTCACCGGGTGGCCCATCCCCGGGCTCACGGCGGTGCTGGAGGGGTCGGCGGGAAGGGTCGGCTGGACGGCCTTCAGGTCCGACCACATCCGGCGGGACACCTCCGTCTCCATGGCCGCGAACGCCAGGGTGAGGGTGTGGGTGAACGGCGTCTCGTTCGTCCCCCGGCAGACCTCTTCCGGCGGGGAGCCCTGGACGACGAAACCCGCCGGGACGAAACACATCTGCCCGACCACGGGGTCCGGGCCCACCTGCGGCGGGTCGATGGTGCGCACCAGGCGGAAACCGTGGCTGGGGGCCTGGCTGGCGGGGTCGTTGCTGTGCCGGAAAGCGGAGCGGCAGGCGAAGGCGTGGGCGTCCCAGGCGCCGCCCCGCAGCACCCGGAACGTGCCTTCCACCGGCCCGTAGTAGTCCGACGCGGACCCCTCGGGGTACGCGTCGGTGTACCGGTCCCAGCACCATTCCCAGACGTTGCCGTGCACGTCCCGCAGGTTCCAGGGGTTCTCCCCGGCGGTCCCCACCGCCCGGGTTGCGGTCGGCGCGTTGGCCAGGAACCACGCCGCGGTCTCCAGGGCGGCGTACAGGCCCGGCGTTTCCGAGGGGCAGTTGGCGGCGGTGTAGTTGGCTTCGGCGACCCAGAAGGGCGTGGACGTCCCCGCGCGGCAGGCGTACTCCCACTCCCCCTCCGTCGGCAGCCGGTACCCGTTCGCCCACCAGTTGCAGTAGACGGTCTCCGCCGTGTAGTTGGCGGCGTCGATGGGCGTCGTGCAGGACTCGTCCGCGTAGTAGCACGGCGTCAGCCCGTGGTTCACCGACAGGAGGTTCGCGAAGAGGATGGCCTCCCAGTACGTGACCCGGTTCACCGGGTTGGACATCCC
The Acidobacteriota bacterium genome window above contains:
- a CDS encoding SUMF1/EgtB/PvdO family nonheme iron enzyme, giving the protein MSVKPLLKVLVATLALGVPAPAGPSGNRGSVGCDPGAAASVAAVRPGLPGVRPPRLSLAGMAALKSPAEGTLVFNTEKGRLYRYDGAGWTPLGIVPGTVWGVDPIVGALYYVPAGIFTQGSPGDEPCRVSNETPFAHSLTKDIAVMETEVSRQMWAELKAARATLPDDPSNTTVSPGMSNPVNRVTYWEAILFANLLSVNHGLTPCYYADESCTTPIDAANYTAETVYCNWWANGYRLPTEGEWEYACRAGTSTPFWVAEANYTAANCPSETPGLYAALETAAWFLANAPTATRAVGTAGENPWNLRDVHGNVWEWCWDRYTDAYPEGSASDYYGPVEGTFRVLRGGAWDAHAFACRSAFRHSNDPASQAPSHGFRLVRTIDPPQVGPDPVVGQMCFVPAGFVVQGSPPEEVCRGTNETPFTHTLTLAFAAMETEVSRRMWSDLKAVQPTLPADPSSTAVSPGMGHPVNRATFHESLLFANLLSVQNGYRRCYYADAAFTTPLDASNYAAGPCCCDWNANGYRLPSEGEWEHACRAGTTGPFWIDEPAYTADNCPSETPGLYPELETAAWFLANAPTAARAAGTAAPNPWGLKDVHGNLWEWCWDRYAADYPTDFATDYHGPETGSFRVLRGGAWDAHAYACRSAFRHSNDPAVRAPSHGFRLVRTLEAAAVDFNYDGVTDILWRNDASGTLSAWTMSALGLTDMLFLGGISDPDWQVAGVGDINGDRRADLLWKHVPTGTLSVWFVDEFGYVNDMSPGVVDPSWKIVGLADADGDRKADVFWRNDTSGMMSLWFMNESGLRGTGFVGGIGSIDWKVMGVADFDGDAKNDILWRQSSTGTMSIWFVNQYGFAGDMSPGTVDPAWEIVGLGDADGDHRADIFWRNDASGMLSLWFMNASGVKGAAFVGGISDPDWQVAGIGDFDRDGRSDVFWRRLSTGDMSVWFVNERGYAGNMSPGSVDPSWLTLNHVIFAGGM